The proteins below come from a single Mycolicibacterium sp. TY81 genomic window:
- a CDS encoding GntR family transcriptional regulator codes for MAIDQTPAGERAYRDTKTKILVGAVKGGQLLSEVEVAAELGVSRTPVHEAFLRLAAEDLLDLLPRRGAVVVPIPPREATDLLEMRLALEGSAVRRLCRSETTAQAAAAELARLIDQQRGAAADLVRFAELDDAFHRHIVDAAGNCIAQRFYGSLGDRQRRMMADAVQADQTLVDRLIAEHAELAHAVGTRDATAFDARLLAHLESTYEVVLR; via the coding sequence GTGGCCATCGATCAGACCCCCGCCGGCGAGCGCGCCTACCGTGACACCAAGACCAAGATTCTGGTGGGCGCGGTCAAGGGCGGGCAGCTGCTGAGCGAGGTCGAAGTCGCGGCGGAGCTCGGTGTCAGCCGGACCCCGGTGCACGAGGCCTTCCTGCGCCTGGCCGCCGAGGATCTGCTCGACCTGCTGCCCCGGCGCGGCGCCGTCGTCGTCCCGATTCCGCCGCGTGAAGCCACCGACCTGCTCGAGATGCGCCTGGCGCTGGAGGGCAGCGCCGTGCGCCGGCTCTGCCGCTCCGAGACCACCGCGCAGGCGGCGGCGGCCGAGCTCGCCCGTCTGATCGACCAGCAGCGCGGTGCCGCGGCCGACCTGGTGCGCTTCGCCGAACTCGATGACGCCTTCCACCGGCACATTGTCGACGCTGCCGGGAACTGCATCGCGCAACGGTTCTACGGCTCGCTGGGGGACCGCCAGCGCCGGATGATGGCCGACGCCGTGCAGGCCGACCAGACCCTCGTCGACCGGCTCATCGCCGAGCACGCCGAACTGGCGCACGCCGTCGGGACGCGTGATGCGACGGCGTTCGACGCCCGCCTGCTGGCGCACCTCGAGTCGACGTATGAGGTGGTGCTGCGATGA
- a CDS encoding MFS transporter, which produces MSRTRVKPWLAVAAGVFCIGWGGNQFTPMLIEYVHRAGYSRVDVDVLLGAYVLGLIPGLLVAAAMSNRYGRRPLMIAGLISSAVGSLILATGELGGFPALFVGRLLCGLSVGVAMAVGSTWIAELSAPPYDSAAAGAGARRASIWLSLGLAIGPLCSGLLAQFAPLPLTLTYLVQAALCAPALWLVRYRTVETRAARVSGDLLSQLRVPAATHRRFVRVVAPMAPWVFGSAAIAYAIVPALVADRLGSWALLYTAGLTVLTLACGVLVQPVARRLDDHSSARAVVVSMVLMSAGVFAAVATAVTRSPAVAVLVAMLLGSAYGIAIVSGLLEIQRIAKPHELAGVSGVYYSLAYVGFLLPAVLAALAHYVSYPAMLTVVGLLAAVCTVICAAGWSKHLPARA; this is translated from the coding sequence ATGAGCCGCACCCGTGTGAAGCCGTGGCTCGCCGTCGCCGCCGGGGTGTTCTGTATCGGTTGGGGCGGAAACCAGTTCACCCCGATGCTGATCGAATACGTGCACCGCGCCGGCTACTCCAGGGTGGATGTCGACGTGCTGCTGGGCGCATATGTCCTCGGCCTGATTCCCGGTCTGCTGGTCGCGGCGGCCATGTCGAACCGCTATGGCCGGCGTCCACTGATGATCGCCGGGCTGATCAGTTCGGCGGTCGGCAGCCTGATTCTCGCGACCGGCGAATTGGGCGGATTCCCAGCACTTTTCGTGGGCCGGCTGCTCTGCGGTCTCAGCGTGGGTGTCGCGATGGCCGTCGGTTCGACCTGGATCGCGGAGTTGTCCGCGCCGCCGTATGACTCGGCCGCCGCCGGTGCCGGCGCGCGCCGGGCCTCGATCTGGCTGTCGCTGGGCCTGGCGATCGGTCCCTTGTGCTCGGGCCTGCTGGCGCAGTTCGCGCCGTTGCCGTTGACACTGACGTACCTGGTGCAGGCGGCGCTGTGCGCGCCCGCACTGTGGCTCGTGCGGTATCGGACGGTGGAGACCCGGGCTGCGCGGGTCAGCGGAGACCTGTTGTCGCAGTTGCGGGTTCCGGCCGCGACGCACCGCCGCTTCGTCCGCGTGGTCGCCCCGATGGCGCCCTGGGTGTTCGGCTCGGCGGCCATCGCGTACGCCATCGTGCCGGCGCTGGTCGCCGACCGGCTGGGCTCCTGGGCGCTGCTGTACACCGCGGGTCTGACGGTGCTTACGCTGGCCTGTGGCGTGCTGGTGCAGCCCGTCGCCCGACGGCTGGACGACCATTCCAGCGCCCGCGCGGTGGTGGTGTCGATGGTGCTGATGTCGGCAGGCGTGTTCGCCGCGGTCGCCACGGCGGTCACGCGCTCGCCGGCCGTCGCGGTGCTGGTGGCCATGCTGCTGGGCAGCGCCTACGGCATCGCGATCGTGTCGGGGCTGCTGGAGATTCAGCGCATCGCCAAACCCCATGAGTTGGCCGGGGTGTCCGGCGTGTACTACTCGCTGGCGTACGTCGGCTTCCTGCTGCCGGCGGTGCTCGCCGCGCTGGCCCACTACGTCAGCTACCCGGCGATGCTCACCGTGGTCGGCCTACTGGCGGCAGTGTGCACGGTGATCTGTGCGGCCGGCTGGTCCAAGCACCTGCCGGCCCGCGCCTAG